A section of the Marinoscillum sp. 108 genome encodes:
- a CDS encoding glycosyl hydrolase — translation MKKLGTLVSLIILVSISGYAQRKSEKRGLGYGYHSQKDLEALAPGVSWWYNWFYQPDAGVRDTYQQSGVAYVPMAWNGDFNKTETINFLEANPEVEYLLGFNEPNFKDQANMTPSQAAAKWPELEELASRFDLKLIGPAVNYCGNCVSENGTTYSDPIVYLDDFFAACQDCQVDYVAIHWYGCGGFDWYLDLFKKYNRPIWVTEIACWDQDDISEDQQKSYLINVVDQMENDPDVFRYAWFVGRGDGPHIALLAGDGELTELGQLYVNMPVHDPADFVTLPSRIEAEYYQTMSGIQLELTQDETGLMNVGYLDAGDSLSYQVEVPADRWYTFDLRVAGTANGRVDLMMDGDFIKTIVIPSTGAWQRWQTLEDSLELPSGHHRLTLRVVSGGFNLNWLDILTEREEKLIDPLGLEVPAWARLFPNPTPRYFSIDLQNAAGPISLEIRNMGGEVVWELREAYRQNLSKIDLKGLSSGVYLIYMSNGHMKEVQKLIIK, via the coding sequence ATGAAGAAATTGGGCACCTTGGTTTCTCTGATCATTCTTGTTTCAATCTCCGGTTACGCACAGCGGAAGAGCGAGAAACGAGGGCTTGGGTATGGGTATCATTCCCAGAAAGACCTGGAAGCCCTTGCTCCGGGGGTTAGTTGGTGGTATAATTGGTTTTATCAGCCCGATGCAGGGGTTCGGGATACTTATCAGCAATCCGGAGTGGCCTATGTGCCCATGGCCTGGAATGGGGATTTTAACAAAACAGAGACCATTAATTTTCTTGAAGCGAATCCCGAGGTAGAGTATTTGCTCGGATTTAATGAGCCCAACTTTAAGGATCAGGCTAATATGACGCCTTCACAAGCTGCAGCAAAGTGGCCCGAATTGGAGGAGCTCGCTTCAAGATTTGATTTGAAACTCATCGGCCCTGCGGTCAACTATTGCGGTAACTGTGTGAGTGAAAACGGAACCACTTATTCTGACCCCATCGTATATCTCGATGATTTTTTTGCAGCCTGCCAGGATTGTCAGGTGGACTACGTGGCTATTCACTGGTATGGCTGTGGCGGATTCGACTGGTACCTTGATTTGTTCAAGAAATACAACCGACCCATCTGGGTAACTGAAATAGCGTGTTGGGATCAGGATGATATTTCTGAAGACCAACAAAAAAGTTATCTGATCAACGTAGTGGATCAGATGGAAAATGACCCGGATGTCTTCAGGTATGCCTGGTTTGTAGGGCGTGGAGATGGGCCACACATCGCCCTTCTGGCAGGAGATGGGGAATTAACCGAGCTTGGTCAGCTCTATGTGAATATGCCGGTACATGATCCTGCTGATTTCGTCACCTTACCCTCGAGGATTGAAGCAGAGTACTATCAAACAATGTCGGGTATACAACTGGAGCTAACTCAAGACGAGACCGGACTGATGAATGTGGGATATTTGGATGCCGGGGATTCTTTGTCATATCAGGTAGAGGTGCCAGCTGATCGGTGGTACACTTTTGATCTGAGAGTAGCCGGTACCGCAAATGGGAGGGTTGATTTAATGATGGATGGAGATTTTATCAAAACCATCGTCATTCCATCCACTGGAGCCTGGCAGCGCTGGCAGACTCTAGAGGATTCTCTTGAACTTCCCTCGGGTCATCACCGGTTAACCCTCAGAGTAGTAAGTGGTGGGTTCAATCTCAACTGGCTGGATATCCTCACTGAGCGGGAAGAGAAATTAATTGATCCGCTAGGCTTAGAGGTTCCTGCATGGGCAAGACTCTTCCCTAATCCAACCCCTCGCTACTTTTCTATCGATCTGCAAAATGCCGCTGGCCCAATTTCACTGGAGATTAGAAATATGGGTGGTGAGGTGGTGTGGGAACTTCGCGAGGCTTATAGGCAGAACCTTTCCAAAATTGATTTAAAGGGACTTTCTTCAGGTGTTTATTTGATTTATATGAGTAATGGACACATGAAGGAAGTGCAAAAACTCATCATCAAATAA
- a CDS encoding RagB/SusD family nutrient uptake outer membrane protein — MKTKYINISILLGAMHLFAGCSDSFVNVEPKGTALEENYYRNAEEAFNGVVAAYDPLGWTNGFVVKTGCLNAASDDFFAGGGGPTDINAMQVWDDYSLDPVTGPQGEFWNRNYSGIFRSNILIQKLPDIEMSQALKDRYMGEVLFLRAYYYFDMVRLFERFPLITAPIPTSEIFEVESSDRAAVFALIEEDLTEAIDLLPGTISGMEEAGRATRGAALALLGKVYLQQDKFGPAATELAKVNGTPGGANEFGYDLVDNYADLFTLDNEFNSESIFEISHNSTSQGNWGCIACTEGNPMSIMVAPRGYVINDPSQAPTYVSGWSFNTVTQSLVDAFVQGSVYDPRYATTITNIDSLEQLGIVSYTHAHENTGYFLAKFAGKEEEKTADGTVPFEINFGTNEYEIRLADTYLLEAEALVRGGGNVARAQLLLDAVRARVGLTPVPATFENIVAERRLELAGEGHRWFDLVRWGMAAEKLGPRGYEDGKHDALPIPQSELDFSGTKLEQDPAY; from the coding sequence ATGAAAACAAAATATATCAATATATCGATTCTTTTAGGCGCCATGCACCTGTTTGCAGGATGCTCTGACAGTTTCGTGAATGTAGAGCCTAAGGGAACTGCACTTGAAGAGAATTACTATAGAAATGCTGAGGAAGCGTTCAATGGAGTAGTTGCAGCCTACGATCCACTTGGCTGGACGAACGGCTTTGTGGTGAAGACTGGTTGTCTGAATGCCGCCTCGGATGATTTCTTCGCTGGAGGTGGTGGTCCCACTGATATCAACGCCATGCAGGTTTGGGATGACTATTCCCTTGATCCGGTTACCGGCCCACAGGGTGAATTTTGGAACCGAAACTATTCTGGAATTTTCAGATCAAATATTCTGATCCAAAAGCTTCCGGATATCGAGATGTCTCAGGCACTCAAGGATCGCTACATGGGTGAGGTGCTTTTTCTCCGTGCTTATTACTATTTTGACATGGTTAGGTTGTTTGAACGCTTTCCATTGATCACGGCTCCCATCCCAACTTCCGAAATATTCGAAGTAGAGTCTTCAGACAGGGCTGCCGTTTTTGCGCTCATAGAGGAAGATTTGACAGAGGCGATTGATCTCCTGCCTGGTACGATCTCCGGAATGGAAGAAGCAGGTCGTGCTACACGAGGCGCTGCTTTGGCACTTCTGGGCAAAGTATATCTTCAGCAGGATAAATTTGGACCTGCTGCCACAGAGTTGGCTAAAGTCAACGGTACACCTGGTGGAGCCAATGAGTTTGGTTATGACCTGGTGGATAACTATGCTGATCTTTTTACCCTGGACAATGAATTCAACTCTGAGTCCATTTTTGAAATCAGCCATAACTCTACCTCACAGGGAAACTGGGGCTGTATAGCCTGTACCGAAGGAAACCCCATGAGCATCATGGTGGCACCTCGGGGTTATGTGATCAATGACCCTTCTCAGGCACCAACATACGTCTCTGGATGGAGTTTCAATACGGTTACTCAGAGCTTGGTAGATGCTTTTGTGCAGGGAAGTGTGTACGACCCACGATATGCTACCACAATCACCAATATCGATAGCCTGGAGCAATTGGGGATAGTTTCTTATACCCACGCTCATGAAAATACCGGCTACTTCCTGGCCAAGTTTGCCGGTAAAGAAGAGGAGAAAACAGCCGACGGAACAGTGCCTTTCGAAATCAACTTTGGCACCAATGAATATGAAATCAGACTGGCTGATACCTACTTATTGGAGGCAGAAGCACTAGTAAGAGGCGGAGGAAACGTGGCCCGTGCACAGCTGCTACTGGATGCTGTAAGAGCCAGGGTAGGTCTGACACCTGTGCCTGCCACTTTCGAAAACATCGTTGCTGAGAGACGTCTCGAGCTTGCGGGAGAAGGCCACAGATGGTTTGATCTGGTGAGATGGGGCATGGCTGCTGAGAAGCTGGGGCCCCGTGGATATGAGGATGGGAAGCATGATGCCTTGCCTATTCCACAGTCTGAGTTGGACTTTTCAGGCACTAAACTAGAGCAGGATCCAGCTTACTAA
- a CDS encoding TonB-dependent receptor: protein MRLKILHMFKSTNRLLLVLGLSVLSSMAYAQDIRVTGTVTDVETKEGLPGVTVLERGTSNGTITDAEGNYTLTLPTEYATLVYSFVGFTTQEISLAGQTRIDVALEMDIQSLEEVVVVGYGAQKKSVVTGAISSVKASDLETLPVNNISQSLQGRVSGVTIAANSGQPGEGSTIRIRGITTLNNNDPLWVVDGVVVDNGGINYLNQSDIASVEVLKDAASQAIYGARAAAGVILVTTKSGKSGRMNIDYNGYYGVSGPARKLNLLNATEYATLRNEALLADGKAPRFADPTSYGEGTDWQDEIFNNGAKRQNHELSLSGGNENSTFYFSFGHLEQEGIVSTEISKYKRTNLRLNSTHNLKKWLTVGENIGYAHNESIGLGNTNSEFGGPLSSAINLDPITPVVITDPTVAGAPPYSNNPVVRDAQGRPYGISDIVQQEMLNPLAYAQTRLGNHGYADNIIGNVFAEIKPIDGLTLRSTMGAKMAFYGNRDFTPVYYLSATNQNLDKARISGGLNRRLDWNVENTISYTKSLGGHNFTVLVGQGAYKDNMTYSFGVTKANIPVDNYDDASFIYNVTTDDITASAGEGVIHTVSSLFTRLNYNFDEKYLFTAVVRRDGSSRFGANNKYGVFPSASIGWVTSNEGFWQRNQIINFLKVRGGYGVVGNDNLGDFRFLSTIGSGRNYTFGNGDASINGYSPDAPANPDLRWEQTSQLNIGFESTLFNDFTLNADWYRKETTDILRTKPIPRYTGVIGNPYANIGDMENMGVEIELGYRKSLGDVNLNVSANASYVENKVTNLGDVEFYNTSSVQNMGTMARMAVGQPINSFFGYERLGIFQTQSEIDAYVNDEGGLIQPDAQPGDFKWADRDGSGDIDPEDRTFLGSPIPDWTYGVNIKLDYKGFDLLVFGQGVQGNQIFQGLRRLDINAANYQTAALGRWTGPGTSNDFPRLTDDDPNKNFQYASDFYIENGSYFRLKVVQLGYSLPQSLLDNIKVRKARFYVMAENLFTFTEYTGYDPEIGGGSFGIDRGIYPQARSFMVGLNVGF, encoded by the coding sequence ATGAGATTGAAAATTTTACACATGTTTAAGAGCACCAACCGGCTCTTACTCGTACTAGGCCTTTCGGTACTCAGTAGCATGGCATATGCTCAGGATATTCGAGTGACCGGTACTGTGACGGACGTTGAGACCAAAGAGGGTCTACCTGGTGTGACCGTTTTGGAACGAGGTACATCTAATGGTACAATTACAGATGCTGAAGGTAATTATACCCTCACATTACCTACAGAATATGCAACCTTGGTTTACTCCTTCGTGGGGTTCACCACTCAGGAAATTTCCCTGGCTGGGCAGACCAGAATTGATGTGGCACTTGAGATGGACATCCAGTCGCTTGAGGAAGTAGTAGTAGTAGGCTACGGAGCTCAAAAGAAAAGCGTGGTGACTGGTGCCATTTCCAGTGTAAAGGCTTCGGACCTGGAGACCTTGCCTGTGAACAATATCAGTCAGTCGCTTCAGGGCCGTGTCTCTGGTGTGACTATTGCAGCCAATAGTGGTCAGCCAGGTGAAGGATCTACTATTCGCATAAGGGGGATAACCACTCTCAATAACAACGACCCGTTGTGGGTAGTGGATGGAGTAGTGGTTGACAATGGCGGTATTAACTACCTAAATCAATCGGATATTGCCTCTGTGGAAGTATTGAAAGATGCGGCCTCACAGGCAATATACGGAGCCAGAGCGGCAGCAGGTGTTATTCTTGTGACTACCAAAAGCGGTAAGTCAGGCAGAATGAACATCGACTACAATGGCTACTATGGAGTTTCTGGCCCAGCCAGAAAACTGAATCTGCTCAACGCTACTGAGTATGCTACCTTGAGAAATGAGGCATTACTCGCTGATGGAAAAGCTCCTCGCTTTGCAGATCCGACATCTTACGGAGAAGGCACAGACTGGCAGGATGAGATTTTCAACAATGGAGCTAAGCGCCAAAACCATGAGTTAAGCTTGAGTGGAGGCAATGAGAACTCCACATTTTATTTCTCTTTTGGCCATTTGGAGCAAGAAGGGATCGTATCAACAGAAATTTCGAAATACAAACGAACCAACCTAAGATTAAACTCAACTCATAATCTTAAGAAGTGGTTGACTGTAGGAGAGAACATCGGCTATGCGCACAATGAGTCCATAGGTCTGGGTAACACCAATAGTGAGTTTGGCGGACCCCTGAGTTCAGCCATCAACCTGGATCCCATTACGCCAGTGGTCATTACTGATCCCACTGTGGCAGGTGCACCTCCATACTCCAACAACCCGGTGGTGAGAGATGCACAGGGCAGACCATATGGCATCTCGGATATCGTGCAGCAGGAAATGCTCAACCCTTTGGCATATGCACAGACGCGTTTGGGAAATCATGGCTATGCTGATAATATTATTGGAAACGTATTTGCAGAAATCAAGCCGATTGACGGATTGACGTTAAGGTCCACCATGGGTGCAAAAATGGCATTTTATGGTAACAGGGACTTTACGCCGGTTTATTACCTAAGTGCTACCAATCAGAACCTTGACAAGGCCAGAATAAGTGGAGGTTTGAACAGAAGACTTGACTGGAACGTAGAAAATACAATTAGTTACACCAAATCTCTTGGCGGCCACAACTTTACAGTACTGGTGGGTCAAGGAGCCTATAAGGATAACATGACTTATAGTTTTGGGGTAACCAAAGCCAATATCCCGGTAGATAATTACGATGATGCATCTTTTATTTACAACGTAACTACCGACGATATCACGGCAAGTGCTGGTGAGGGTGTGATTCACACTGTTTCTTCGCTTTTCACCAGATTGAATTACAATTTTGATGAGAAGTACCTATTCACAGCAGTGGTAAGGAGAGACGGATCATCCAGGTTCGGGGCGAACAACAAGTACGGAGTATTCCCCTCAGCGTCCATAGGCTGGGTCACTTCCAATGAAGGTTTCTGGCAAAGAAACCAGATTATCAACTTCCTGAAAGTACGTGGAGGATATGGTGTGGTAGGTAATGACAACCTTGGGGATTTCAGGTTCCTTTCTACCATCGGTTCGGGTCGTAACTATACTTTTGGGAATGGAGATGCCTCTATAAATGGGTACAGCCCGGATGCGCCGGCCAACCCAGACCTTAGATGGGAGCAGACCAGTCAGTTAAACATTGGTTTTGAGTCTACACTATTCAACGATTTCACGTTGAATGCGGACTGGTATAGAAAAGAGACTACTGATATCCTGAGAACCAAGCCCATTCCGAGGTACACTGGTGTCATTGGTAACCCATATGCCAACATCGGAGACATGGAAAACATGGGTGTGGAAATAGAACTGGGCTACAGAAAAAGTCTTGGTGATGTCAACCTAAACGTGAGCGCTAATGCTTCTTACGTAGAGAATAAGGTGACCAACCTGGGTGATGTGGAGTTTTACAATACCTCAAGTGTGCAGAACATGGGCACCATGGCGAGAATGGCTGTAGGCCAACCGATCAACTCATTTTTTGGATATGAGCGTCTGGGTATTTTCCAGACCCAAAGTGAGATTGACGCCTATGTAAATGACGAAGGAGGGCTTATTCAACCGGATGCTCAGCCTGGAGATTTCAAATGGGCCGACCGTGACGGAAGTGGCGACATAGATCCTGAGGATCGTACTTTTTTGGGTAGCCCAATTCCGGATTGGACATACGGTGTGAACATCAAATTGGACTACAAAGGTTTCGATCTGCTGGTGTTTGGTCAGGGAGTACAGGGGAACCAGATTTTTCAGGGACTCAGAAGGTTGGATATTAATGCCGCCAATTATCAGACGGCAGCATTGGGCCGATGGACAGGTCCGGGCACGTCCAATGACTTCCCAAGACTCACAGACGATGATCCTAATAAGAATTTCCAATATGCATCGGATTTCTATATCGAAAACGGTTCATATTTCCGCCTGAAGGTTGTTCAGTTGGGGTATTCACTCCCTCAGTCATTGCTGGACAACATCAAGGTGCGTAAGGCCAGATTTTACGTGATGGCTGAGAATCTATTCACATTCACTGAGTACACCGGTTACGATCCGGAAATCGGTGGAGGTTCTTTTGGAATTGACCGTGGGATCTACCCGCAAGCCCGCTCTTTCATGGTAGGTCTAAATGTTGGATTTTAA